The region CAGGACCTTTGCAAATTTCTTATCGTGTACCTCTCGCAAATCCGATTCCTGCGCAAAGCGGTCCTGTCAGAGATCTGCAGGCAGCAGGCGACGGTATATCAGGGTCATTTGGCAGTTTTCTACTGCTGCCATATACGGATAAAAACATGGAGATTCAGCTCGATTGGGAATTGCCCGCGACGGCCGAGGCTGTATGCAGTTATGGCTCCGGAAAATCGATAAAATTTCAAACAACTTTCGGCGATCTTTTAGAGGCACAGTTTTTAGCGGGGAAGCTTAGTGCGTTTACCTCAACGGATCACCCTCATGGCTTCAGCATGTACGGCCTCGGTAAAGGATCGGACAGTGAATTTAGGACTGCTGCGAATTGGGCTGCAAAAGCTCACCAGGTAATCAGGGATAGCCTGGAAGGATCGCCCGAAAAGCCCTTTTATTACTTTTTCCGTTCTTATGACGGACCCCCTTTATCAAGCGGAAGGGCAACCAGTGGCTCGTTTGTTTTATATGTGCCCACGGGGACTTCGCTGAATGATGAGGATATTAAATCGCTATCTGCTCATGAGATGATACATGTTTTTGTTGCTGATCTGTACGATCCGGAAGGACTTGCTGATTGGTATGTAGAAGGTATCGCGGATTACTTGTCTGTTAAATTTTTGTATGATGCAGGATTGATTAGTGAGAAACGATATTTGGAACTTAGGAACGGCGAGCTTGCAGAATATTATACCAATCGGCTTAAAAATGTTCCAAATCAAAAAATCCCACAAATTATGTGGTCTGGCCGTAACGCCTGGACAACGCCCTATACACGTGGCGTGCTGTATTTTGCCGATTTAGAGGGAAAGCTACGGCAACACCGGGTGAAAAATGTTTCTGTACTATCCCTGATCAGGGAAATGGATCGTCTAAAAGCAAGTGGTCAGCAAACGACCGTACAAACGTGGGCCAACCTGATCAAGAAAAAGGCAGGTGACTGGGCCGTAGCTGATTTTAAATTGATGATGGCAGGCCGGTTACTCATCCCGGTTAATAATGCGTATGGTAAAAATTTTAAGCGGAAACCAGTTGCTGCGCAATTTTTTGATTTAGGCTTTGATGAACCAAAAGCTATAAAAGCAGGGAAAGTTATTGCCGGATTGGATCCAAAATCTCCGGCTGGTTTGGCCGGGTTAAAAAATGGAGACACTATTTCATCTGCTATCAATTTGATACCTGCTTATGAAAGCTATAATAATAACATAACTATTATAGTAAAGCGGAAAGGCATTGATTTTCCGATTACTTTTAAGCCACGTATGGGCCACACAACGGGATACAAATGGGTTTCCGTTGCCTCCGGATCTACCAGGTAAAAAATAGCTATACAGATAGCCTAAGGATTAATTTAGCCCTCGCTACTGCGAGCGTCTCGCTTGTGGCAAACATGAGGCCACAAACGAGCTGCGATTTTCTGGTTGTGTAACTCCGCAACAGATTTTATATTTGTATGTCCCTATACCTGATTAATTTATTGAAGAGCCCGGGAACATTTTCCACACGCAGGGCATGAATCTGAGAAGATAGAAACTATCTGAAATTCAATTAAATTATATACGGATGAAAAAAATAGCACAATTGCTTATCCTTCCCGCTTTTATGACAACTACCCTTATCATTTCCTGTCAAAACAGGGATAAAGGTTCAAAAGCCCAAACTCAATATGCAGAATCAAATGGTGATGATGCCAACAGTATCATTAAGTATAACAATGGCCTGTTGGGCCAGGATGAACGTAGGGACAGCTATTTAAAAAGCCTGGGCAACAATGTAAGGAGTATGCGGAGATTATTTGATAATCCGAAGGCAACTGTTTCCTCCATAGGTATGTTTGAGCCTTTTGAAACGCCCTATATTCCAAAATATGGTGAAAACATCTCCAGTCCTCCAAGCGGGTTAAACAGCAGCGACAAGCAATTCTTCAAAGACAATGTTACGCAACTGAACACGCTTTATACCCAGATCAAAGACGTATATAAAGCGATGCGGGATTACGTAAAGGCCCAGGATTATAAAGACGATAATGGCGCCAAAGGAAAAGCATTAACAGATTCGATAGATAATTTGGGCAACAAATATTATAAACTAGATGACCAGGTGAGGGCAAAATTAAGCGTAATTGCCGACGATGCAGAACGCGTGACACTGAAAGATCATCCACTGAAAGAATATATCTACGCGATGAAAGATGATCGTACCAAAATAGCAGGGATCAGCATGCTTTTGGATAGTAGCGCTAATAATTATAAAGTTTCGGAAGCAAAGTTGCAGGTAGCTTTCCAGGCATTGAAGTCGGAGAATGAAAAACATACAGCTATGAGCTTTTCGAGTCGTGATGAGTATGCTTCAAAAAAGAATTATTTCGGCAAGTTCAATGAAGCGGTTAATGATTTTTTGCTTGAATTAAAAAGGATCATGCGCGATGCTTCTGCATCAGGAAAAATCAGTGAAGAAGACCTGAAAACGTTGGACTATAAAAGAGAAACTATCAGAAGCTACTATAACAATTTTGTAGATTAAAAAACAAGATAATATAAAGCGAACTGAGCATGGAGAAGGATCTGATCATTGATCAAGCCCCTTCTCCATGCTCAGTTCGCCTTTTCTGGGTTTACACTTTTTATGCGTTATTTTTTATAATTTATTGATTTTTAGCAATATAGGCCAATGTTAACCCTGAAAAGTGTAAACCCATGTAAACCCACTTTTTAACTTTATTTATCCTTCCAAAATTGCAGCCAATGCAGGTTATACCCTCCTTTATTGGCGTACACCCTTACTTTATTTGTTCCTGCTTTTAAACGGATATCTTTTACGGTGATCACCTGCCAGGTTTTTAGTCCCCCGGTGTTAGGTACCGCAATCTCTTTCGCCTGATCAGCTCCATTGATATGGAGAGATAGCTTGGCATCATCAGTGGCCGCAGCTACTTTTAGTTTAACTGAATATACTCCTGCTGTTTTTGCTTGTATGGTGTATTGGGTCCATTCGGTGGTTTCTATATGATCAACATAAAAGCTGTTATAAGCGGTGGAATCTTTGCTGATATCTACACCATCATTACGATAGATGCGGCCATGGTTCCCGATACCTGGTTTTCCTGAAGTATGGTAATCGGCTGTATCGGTATCAAAATAAGCAAAACCGTTTCGGCCCAGGTCATAGTCAACGGCATTAATAATAGTACCGTTGGTAACCTTATTGGCTTTAAATGGCTTGGTTGCGGTAGTGAATGGCTGCCTGAAAATAGCATCAATCACATCGTGATGAATAATGGCATTCTCCAATTTGGCATGAATAGCCATTTCGAGTGTGCCACTGTATACATTGCTCTCTTTGGGTTTATGTTTACCCGTGTTCAGGTAGTTGGTCACATCATCATAATTCAGGTTGGAGGGAATCTCGATCGGGTTGTTATTGCCCATTTTTTTCAATGGCCAAAGTGCCCAGCCCAGGTTGTTTTTCTCCAGCAGGCGAATCTCCTCGGTTAGCCAAACATTGGAGTTTTCGCCGGTTTCCCCTATCCAGGCTGGTACATTGTACTGGTCGCGGGTTTTGATGATGTGTTCTACGGATTTCTGATCATTGAAATTCCAGTATTTGTGGAAGCTCAATACCATGTTTTTATCCCAGGTAGGCAGTATGCCGTTATAATTATTACCCCAGCCATTGCCTTCAATAATAATAATGTGTTTTTTATCTACCTCGCGGATGGCAGCGGTAATATCCATCATCAGTTTGCGTAAGGGGGCATTGGTTTTTTCCTTTAAGCCATTCTTATCATTCGCCGGATCATCAAAACCCCAGTTGGGTTCGTTAATGATATCATAGCCGGCTATGTTGGGCTCGTTCTTATATCTATCGGCCAGTTTGCGCCAAAGGGCTATCATTTTTTGCTTGTTAGCTTCGCTATCCCACAGTGACGGCAGATCGGGGTTACGGTCTGATATATTGAGATCATTGCCCTGGCCGCCAGGTGTAGCATGCAGATCAAGGATGAGGTACATGTGGTTAGCTTTGCACCAGGCCAGCAGGTCGTCGGTCATTTTGAAGCCTTTATCCAGCCAGGTATTTTGCCCGGCAACCGGTTCTTTTTCGATAGGTAAAGTATACAGGTTATAGTGCATAGGCAGGCGCACCGAGTTGAAGCCCCAGCGACGCATGGAATCGATATCTATTTTGCGGGTATTATTGGCCAGCCAGGTATCATAAAACTCTTTGGTTTCGGCGGGCCCCATCAGCTCCTCCAGCCTTTCACGGATGCGATACTGACGGCTATCCTTATTTACATGCAGCATGTAACCTTCCTGGATCATCCAGCCTCCCAAACCCATGCCGCGCAATAGGACGTTTTTGCCGCTTTCGTCCACTATTTTTTTGCCATCCGCCTTCAAAAAGCTTTGCGCACTACCTTGTAACGAAATGAACGAAGTCGGTAAAGCCAGTAGCAAAACCTTTACCGATATATTTTTAAATGTTTGTAATAACATGATGTACTTAGGTTATTGATATAAAACAAATAATTAAAAAAGCTTACCAAATATAAGTGCCTACAGAACCCTTATCCAGGGTAGCAGTAATAGCCCGTCCATTATATTTGATATTAAAAGATTGCGACGAGTCGCTGGTATTGGCTACGATGAGCACCTTTTTACCCTCTGGTGTTTTGAAAGCCACGTTTGGCAATGTATCAGAATTATTGGAGGCGATGCGGACAGAGCCGGGGCGCACAAATTTGGATGCATGGGCTATTGAGTAGTAAGCCAGGTTGCGTTTCACTGCGTTTTTGTCAATGGTTACAGCCCCCTGACACATTGGGCAGCCACCACGGTCGGTATAGGGTTTATAATCAGGATCCGCAGCCAGGTTCCATTCCAGTACATTACGGCTCCAGTTGCGGGTTGCCCCAATGATCAATCTTTTAACAGGCGAGGCAATGTTGATGGTAGTGCTGTTCTCTTTTTCAACCACCATTTGCTCCGTAAAGTAAAGATTTTTATCCGGGTGTGCATTGTGTACATCTGTCAGGGCATCAATATCGCCTCCGTATAAATGGAAGCCTGAACCATCAATATATTTACGGGCCGCTGGATCGTTCAGGATAGAGATGGGATAATCAGGTCTGTCGGCATTATGGTCATAAATAATGATCTTGGTTTTAATACCGGCCGCTTTAAAAGCTGGTCCGAGATGGTTTTTAATAAACTCGCCTTCATCTGGGGCTACCAACAGTAAGCTGGGATTATTACCCGGATGTAAAGGCTCGTTTTGAATGGTGATAGCGTCAATAGGTATGCCGTTGGCTTTCATTCCCTGAATATATTTTACCAGGTATTTAGCATAAGCACTGTAGTATTCGGGCTTTAAACGACCGCCACGGGTGTCTTCATTGGTTTTCATCCAGGCAGGTGGCGACCAGGGCGACCCTAGTATCTTGATAGCCGGATTAATAGCCAATATCTGTTTCATAACCGGAATTACATCCTGTTTGTCGGGCCCCAGGTCAAAATGTTTTAATGCCGGGTCCGTTTGGCCGGTCGGCATATCATCATATGAAAACACTTTTTCATTCAGATCTGAAGCACCTATACTCAACCTGATATAACTTACGCCGATGTTATTGCCATTGGTGTCAAATAGCTCTTTTAACAGAGCAGCGCGACTATCCGGACTCATGCGGATGATGTGCATGGCACTGCCGCCGGTTAATGCAAAGCCAAAGCCGTCAATGGGCTGGTATGTTTTTTTGTCATCAACAGTAATGGTAAATCCGTTATCGGTTGCTGGTTTAAAGTTTAAAACATCTTTTTGCTTCTCAAATAAAACAGATCTGTCGGCTTTGGTTAACCATAAATTAGCCTGATCTGCCTTTTGCGCATGGATAACGGTGGTGCTAAACAGCAGTGGCCACAATAAAAGTGATCGGATATTTTTATTCATAAATTAAAATTTAACGGGAAGTTTATTGCTGTAAACTGGTTTAAATAAGGCTTAAATTGGACGGTAAATTTATTATTGTTTTCAATATAATGTTATATAAATTATTGGGTAACTAATATATTACGAAAGTGTAAATTATACACCACATTGTCTGTTTAATTTGATGTTTTTATGCCCTATTTTAACACTACAGAAAGAGGGGTATAAACTCCAACATTAATTTAATGGCGATGTATATTAATTAAGACTTTAAATTATTTGACAGTATTAAAATTTATTTATAGTTTCACTGGAAGTATACAAATGAAAGAACCGCACAAAAAGATCATCATATTTGATGATGATGAAGATATACTGTCTATTTGTAGTTATATCTTGGAGGAGAAGGGATGGGAGGTGCATACTTTTACCGATTGCAATAATATTGCTGATAAAGTTTTGCCGATTTTACCGGATGTAATATTAATGGATAACTGGATTCCAGATGCCGGAGGGATTGTTGCTACGCAAACCCTAAAAAAGGCGGAAGAATTAAAGCATATACCAGTTATATACTTTTCGGCCAATAGCGATATCCAATTACTGGCCAGCCATGCTGGTGCACAAACCTATCTGGCTAAGCCCTTTGATCTGGAAGATCTGGAACGGGTTATCAGTAATGTATTAACAACAGATTCGAATTAACAACAAATTGTAAAAGAAAGCATAATAAAAAAGCCCCATCTATTAAGATGAGGCTTTTTTTATGACTGGTTATTGTAACCCGGCAGGTACGCCCGGTACACCTCCGCCAGATCCTCCGCCATCACGGCGTCCGCCGCCATTGAACCTGCGACCAGGGCCCATATCATCCTGAACAGGTGCTTTGCCTGCAAATTTTTTCAGGTTAAGTGTAAAGGTTAACAGATAGTATCTCGAAAGACGGTTAACACGCGATTGTGTTAATGAACTGGCTGTTGATGTTGATGAAAAACCAGTGTTCTGATTAAATAAGTCAAACCCTGAAAGGCGTATAGTAGCCTGGTGGTTTTTCAAAAAGCGACGCTCCACATACAAATTTAAAATATTAGGATTGGTAACTTTTATATCTGAGCTGTAACCATAGTTGGTTGCTTTGGAGTAATCGTAGCTAAATGTCCAGTCGCCAAAATAATTTTTACCGGTAAGACCAATGTTCCAGGTTCTGATATTAGATGTTCCTTGTAACAGTGGGTTTTGTACGGAGTTGCTTGTTCTGTTGATAGCATAGTTGGTTAAAATTTGTGCATCAACGATGTTATTGATATCAACCCTGAAACGAACCTCTGGTGTAAATACCAGGTTTTTGGCAATGTTTTTCTCTGTAGTAGCTGCAAAAGAAGTGGAATCGATATTGGTCAGATAACCTATATTGTTGGTATAGGTAGCTGTACCGTTGAAGGTGAGCGTGTATTTACGATTTTCCCATGGTTTGGAATAAGTTAAACGGCCAGAACCGGTATAGTATCCATCGGCATTTAAATACTGGGTTAAAATGGTGTTTTGAAACCTTGGGTTAGGCGAATAAAGACGGGGATAGGTAATGGTATTGGTCACCACCTGGTTTTGCACACTCTGGAATGATAAGTTAGCAAAGAACACGTCGCCGGTTTGGAAACTAAACTTGTTATACCTGATCGAAAAATTGTTGGTAAACTGTGGTTTTAGATTTGGGTTACCCTCAACCGGATAAAGCGCATTGGAAAAGTCGATCACCGGTTGTAATTGTGAAAAACTTGGTGTACTGCTTGATCCGTTGTAATTAACACTGAATGACTGACTCCGGGAGAAATTATAAATAAAACGGGCCGTTGGTATTACATTGAATGTGGAGATATGGGTTGAAACCCCGGTTACCGGAGAGTTACCATCCAGAACCGATGGCTGAACGCCTATACCTAATGTGTAATTGTATTTTTTCTCAATAAAACGATAGTTTAAACCTACCTTATTGGTTGTAAAAGTATAATTGTAGCGGTTGCTTAATGCGCTGTCGCTTCTGAACGAAAAATCAGCCGTATTAAAGAGGGTATCGGTTTCTTTATTGTTGGTTGTAATAGCCCGGTTAAATGCATAGTTAAGCTCCAGATATGAACGTTTGCCTATCGGGTTCAGATACGAAACGTTAGTACCATAGCTGTTGGTGCGGCTATAAGTATTGATCATTTGATTGATGGGCGCAGTGGGGTTGCCAGCTGTATAATCGTAAACCGGATTTTGGTATGACCAGCTTGGCGCCGAACTTACGGTAGCATTGATGCTCAGATTATGGCGATTTTTAAAACGGTGGTTAAATAAGGCCGTAAAACCATAATTCGGCGCTTGAGAATCGCCGTTGGTAATAGCGGTATAAGCAGAGGATATATTCCCGTTTCTGGTGAAATTTACGGCTTCAGACTCATTGGTATTTGTGCCGGCATAAGAGAATGTTGGAGTAACCTTTAAGTAGTTAATCGTATCGGGTTTATACTCCATGTTCCAGGTAAAACGATGATTGATATTCTGATCTTTTTCAACACTATTTTGGTTTTGTGTTGTAGGATTTGAGGCCGACCTATTTTCCTGCAATGTGTTGGTTGTTGTGGTAACGGTATTATCGGCAAAGCTGTAACTGCCATATACCGAAAGCTTTTTACCCCATTGGTCGCGGAAGTTAGCTCCTATAGAATGCGCATTGGTTTCACCATTTTGAGTTGTTATCAAACT is a window of Mucilaginibacter inviolabilis DNA encoding:
- a CDS encoding response regulator, which encodes MKEPHKKIIIFDDDEDILSICSYILEEKGWEVHTFTDCNNIADKVLPILPDVILMDNWIPDAGGIVATQTLKKAEELKHIPVIYFSANSDIQLLASHAGAQTYLAKPFDLEDLERVISNVLTTDSN
- a CDS encoding DUF3829 domain-containing protein, which translates into the protein MKKIAQLLILPAFMTTTLIISCQNRDKGSKAQTQYAESNGDDANSIIKYNNGLLGQDERRDSYLKSLGNNVRSMRRLFDNPKATVSSIGMFEPFETPYIPKYGENISSPPSGLNSSDKQFFKDNVTQLNTLYTQIKDVYKAMRDYVKAQDYKDDNGAKGKALTDSIDNLGNKYYKLDDQVRAKLSVIADDAERVTLKDHPLKEYIYAMKDDRTKIAGISMLLDSSANNYKVSEAKLQVAFQALKSENEKHTAMSFSSRDEYASKKNYFGKFNEAVNDFLLELKRIMRDASASGKISEEDLKTLDYKRETIRSYYNNFVD
- a CDS encoding outer membrane beta-barrel protein is translated as MKTLCLILSLTILTVLNTLAQTTHDISGTVVDTTKLSLPGSSIKLISNGGDSTISIADANGKFAFSGVKGSKITLTLSSIGFTPIKKHFALNPDGKPVDLGNIIMKASTNMLSVVTIVGVNPVTLKEDTVEYNASAYKVRENAPAEDLIKKLPGVDVDVNGNITTQGKQVTKVRINGKDFMGGDVQSATKNLPADVIENIQMIDDYGDQANLTGVKTGEPDKIMNITIRKDKNYGYFGQATAGDGRDALPQSQDIPDKNRYIGSLNVFNFNGDQQIALLGSINNTNVNTFSFGSASGGGGGFGGGGFGGGGRGNAGRGGGNTGSLITTQNGETNAHSIGANFRDQWGKKLSVYGSYSFADNTVTTTTNTLQENRSASNPTTQNQNSVEKDQNINHRFTWNMEYKPDTINYLKVTPTFSYAGTNTNESEAVNFTRNGNISSAYTAITNGDSQAPNYGFTALFNHRFKNRHNLSINATVSSAPSWSYQNPVYDYTAGNPTAPINQMINTYSRTNSYGTNVSYLNPIGKRSYLELNYAFNRAITTNNKETDTLFNTADFSFRSDSALSNRYNYTFTTNKVGLNYRFIEKKYNYTLGIGVQPSVLDGNSPVTGVSTHISTFNVIPTARFIYNFSRSQSFSVNYNGSSSTPSFSQLQPVIDFSNALYPVEGNPNLKPQFTNNFSIRYNKFSFQTGDVFFANLSFQSVQNQVVTNTITYPRLYSPNPRFQNTILTQYLNADGYYTGSGRLTYSKPWENRKYTLTFNGTATYTNNIGYLTNIDSTSFAATTEKNIAKNLVFTPEVRFRVDINNIVDAQILTNYAINRTSNSVQNPLLQGTSNIRTWNIGLTGKNYFGDWTFSYDYSKATNYGYSSDIKVTNPNILNLYVERRFLKNHQATIRLSGFDLFNQNTGFSSTSTASSLTQSRVNRLSRYYLLTFTLNLKKFAGKAPVQDDMGPGRRFNGGGRRDGGGSGGGVPGVPAGLQ
- a CDS encoding glycoside hydrolase family 30 protein → MNKNIRSLLLWPLLFSTTVIHAQKADQANLWLTKADRSVLFEKQKDVLNFKPATDNGFTITVDDKKTYQPIDGFGFALTGGSAMHIIRMSPDSRAALLKELFDTNGNNIGVSYIRLSIGASDLNEKVFSYDDMPTGQTDPALKHFDLGPDKQDVIPVMKQILAINPAIKILGSPWSPPAWMKTNEDTRGGRLKPEYYSAYAKYLVKYIQGMKANGIPIDAITIQNEPLHPGNNPSLLLVAPDEGEFIKNHLGPAFKAAGIKTKIIIYDHNADRPDYPISILNDPAARKYIDGSGFHLYGGDIDALTDVHNAHPDKNLYFTEQMVVEKENSTTINIASPVKRLIIGATRNWSRNVLEWNLAADPDYKPYTDRGGCPMCQGAVTIDKNAVKRNLAYYSIAHASKFVRPGSVRIASNNSDTLPNVAFKTPEGKKVLIVANTSDSSQSFNIKYNGRAITATLDKGSVGTYIW
- a CDS encoding cellulase family glycosylhydrolase; translated protein: MLLQTFKNISVKVLLLALPTSFISLQGSAQSFLKADGKKIVDESGKNVLLRGMGLGGWMIQEGYMLHVNKDSRQYRIRERLEELMGPAETKEFYDTWLANNTRKIDIDSMRRWGFNSVRLPMHYNLYTLPIEKEPVAGQNTWLDKGFKMTDDLLAWCKANHMYLILDLHATPGGQGNDLNISDRNPDLPSLWDSEANKQKMIALWRKLADRYKNEPNIAGYDIINEPNWGFDDPANDKNGLKEKTNAPLRKLMMDITAAIREVDKKHIIIIEGNGWGNNYNGILPTWDKNMVLSFHKYWNFNDQKSVEHIIKTRDQYNVPAWIGETGENSNVWLTEEIRLLEKNNLGWALWPLKKMGNNNPIEIPSNLNYDDVTNYLNTGKHKPKESNVYSGTLEMAIHAKLENAIIHHDVIDAIFRQPFTTATKPFKANKVTNGTIINAVDYDLGRNGFAYFDTDTADYHTSGKPGIGNHGRIYRNDGVDISKDSTAYNSFYVDHIETTEWTQYTIQAKTAGVYSVKLKVAAATDDAKLSLHINGADQAKEIAVPNTGGLKTWQVITVKDIRLKAGTNKVRVYANKGGYNLHWLQFWKDK